The following nucleotide sequence is from Candidatus Thermoplasmatota archaeon.
GATGGGTCGCCGTCCGCCAGGAGGCACGACTACTGCTGGCGCGCGAGGACGCGAAGCGCATGCTCCCTGCAGGCGGCGAGCGTTCCGAGGCCGGGAAGGCGCTGCGCGCAGGCGGGTCGCGATGGGCGGATCCCGGTCGGGTGATCCGGGGACGACCTCTCCCACAGGAAGCGATCGCGCGCGAGGGGGCTCGGGCGGAGGGCGCGCGACGATGCCGGAGCGGAATGTCCCCGGGCTCTACGTCGTCGAGGCTCATCGTGCCTTGCGCAACGGGACGAGGACCTCGCATCACGCGCTTGCGCGCGAGGGCCTCGTCACCGCGCCTCGCTGATCTCGAAGAGGTGCCCCTCCGGGTCGCGGAAGAACGCCCGCACCTCGGACCCGTGGTCGACCGGCGGCGTGAGGAAGGCCGCGCCGCGCGCCGCGAGCGTCGCGTGCGCGGCGCGGCAGTCCGGGACGCGGATCGTCATCGCGTGGCTTGCGCGGTCCGGCGTGTCGGGCGGCGCCATCGTGACCGTCGGCTTGTCCGCGGTGGGCCCGCCGCCGGTGACGAGCACGAGCCACGCGCCCTCGAAATCGAAGACGGCGGTCGTGCCGCCGTACTCGCGGTACAGTCGCGCGCCGAGCACGTCCGCGTACCAGCGTCGGGCGCGCGCGAGGTCCGCGACCACGAGGATGTGGGAGAGCGCGGCGCCGCGCGGAGGGAAGGTTGCCATGCGCCACCGACGGCGGACGACCGCTTGACCCTGTCTCCTCGCGGCGTCAGTCCGCGAACGCCGCGATCCGGTCGCAGTCGCGCACGGTCTCGCGCGTCAGCGCGCCGTCCCGCACATGCTCGATCGCGACCGCCGCCGTGCAGATCGTGAAGCCGGGCGAACCGCGCGGGAGGAGCACGAAGGCCTGGAACGTGTAATGGCCTCTCGTCTGGTCGGCGCCTCCCGGCTCGTACACGGCCTGGAGCACGACCGGCGTCGCGCCCGTCACGCGCTGGCCCGGGAACCCGTAATACCACACGAGCACCACGCCCGGGTCCGGCCAGGCCGTGTCGGGGACGAGCGTGACCTCGAAGGCATCGAGGCGCGCGCCGGTCGGGCCCACGGCGTAGGCGCCGAGGAACTCGCCCTCGGAATCCTCGTACCGGTCCGGATACGGGCGCGTTCCCCCCTCGTAGGGGTCGGCCGCGCCCGCGGCGTCGCGGCGCGCGTGGCCGACGACGCCGTCCTGGCCGATGTCCTTCCAGAGGCCGGTCCACACCTCGAACGCGAAGAGGCCGGGCGCGGCCGCGGCCTCGCCGCGTGCGTTGCGCCCGAGCATCGGTCCCGTCTGGGGGGACACGATGTTGGGGACAAACCCCGAAAGGGGCCTGAGGTCGATCCACGGCTCGTGGCGCGCCTCGAACGCGGCGAGGCGGCCGGCCGCGGTGTTCCCGCTTCCTTCCGCCCATTCCGCTTCGGAAGACGCCCACGCGAGCGCCGCGACGGGCCCGACGACGGCGGCCGCGGGATTGTCGCCGAGCGGCGCGGGTCCCACGCGGCAGCCCGCCGGGCACCAGGCGAGCGAGGGGCTTCCCGCCTCGGCGACGGTGCCCGCGAGCGTCGCGCCATAGAGGGCTTCGAGCGGCGAGGGCGCGAGGACCGCGTACACGTCGATGTCGACGAGGCTTTGCGGGCCCGGCGTGAAGGGGAACGCTCCGCCGGGCGACGGGGCGAGCACCGCGTCGGAGACGGTGGTCGCGACGCGCTTCGCGAGGAGCGTTCCGTCGGTGAAGAGGATGTCGCGCGTATGGTGGCCGAAGAACGAGCCCCGGTAGTGGAAGTCGGGCGATCCCGCGGAGGGGCGCACGCGCGCCTCGGCCTCCGGGTGGCTTCCCGGCTCGAGGTACGTGACGATGTGCGCGTCGGGTCTCGGCGCCCATTCGTTCGCGGCGAGCCAGTCGTTGTTCCATCGCACCTGGATGGCGCCGTCGCCGTTCGCGTCGTCCCAGAGGCCGTGCCACGCCGTGAACTGCCCGACGCCCGGGGCGATGAGGTCCGGAAGGTTGTCGCCGCTCGTCCGGCGAAGGTTCGCTCCGTGGTAGCTGTCGTAGACGAGCGCGAACGTGTCGGCTTCCGGGTCACGCGCGGTCGCCTCCGCGGAAGCGACGGGCGCGCCGAAGCCCTCCGCGCCGTACACCGCGTCGAGGATGAGGAATCCCTCCGCGGGCACCGCCTGGCCCGTGGCGACGCGCGGGCATGCAGCCGTCGGCGCTCCCGCGAGCGCCTCGGCGACGCAATTCGCCTGGCCCGCGTCGTCGAGCGCGGCGCGGTTGGCTTCCGTCGCCTCGAACGCGACCGGGACGTCGTAGGAGTAGGCGGCGGCCGGGGCGAAAGCGAGGAGCGCGAGCGTGAAAGCGACGGCGGTGCGCATCGGAGGCCTCCCGACGCTTACGGGGCGTCGCGAGGCTTAACGCCTCGGGTCCCGGGTCGGCCTCCCATCGTCCGCCTCCCGGGCGACGGCCCCCTTTATCCTCCCGGGCGCGCTCGCCACGCCGTGGAGATCGGCCTCTTCAGCTTCGGCGACGTCATCCCCCACCCGGTCACGGGCCAACGCGTGAGCCACGCCGAGCGCGTGCGGCAGCTCGTGAGGCTCGGCGCCCTCGCGGAGGAGGTGGGCCTCGACGTCTTCGCGCTCGGCGAGCACCATCGCCTCGACATGGTGGTCTCGTCGCCCGCGGTCATCCTCTCGGCCGTCGCCGCGCGGACGGAGCGCATCCGGCTTTCGAGCGCGACGACGCTCCTCAACACGCTCGACCCCGTGCGCGTGTACGAGGACTTCGCGACGCTCGATCTCGTCTCGGGGGGCCGCGCCGAGATCCTCGCGGGCCGCGGGTCCTTCACGGAAAGCTGGGACCTCTTCGGCTACGACATCCGCCAGTACGACGCGCTCTTCGCGGAGAAGCTCGATCTTTTCCTGAAGATCAACGCCAACGAGCGCGTGACGTGGAGCGGCCGCTTCCGGCCCGCGCTCGAGGACGCGGAGGTCTCGCCGCGCGCCGAGCGCCCCCTCCCGCTCTGGATCGGCGTCGGCGGCACGCCGCAGTCCGCCGCCCGCGCGGGCGCGCTCGGGCTTCCGATGAACATCGCGATCCTCGGCGGGCCCGAGCGCTTCCCGCCGTTCGCCGCCATCCACCGCGAGGCGGCCGCGAAGGCCGGGAAGCCCCGCCCGAAGCTCGCGCTCTCGACGCACGGTCTCCTCGCGGACGACGCCGCAACCGCGCGCGACGCGTTCGCCGACGCGTGGGGCGGTCTCATGCGCAACGGATTGCGGAACCGCTTCCCGCCGCGCGAAGTGCCGCGCGAATACCTCGACCACGAGATGGGCCCTAAGGGTGCCTTCCTCGCGGGAAACGCGGAGGACGCGATCGAGAAGCTGCGATTCTACCACCGCCTCTTCGCCAACGATCGTTTCCTCGTCCAGTTCGACTGGGCGGGGGAGCCGTGGGAGAAGGTGAAGCGCGCCGTCGAGATCCTGGGCACCGAGGTCGCGCCCGCCGTCCGAAGCCTCTGATTTCGAACACGTTCGAGGGGTCGAGCGAGAAGCGCGACGAAGATTGAAGAGCGGTCGAGGGCGCTTGCGTCCCTCATGGCCAGACCCCCCCTCGCCCTCCTCGTCGTCCTCGCGCTCCTTGCCGCTCCGATGGCGCTCGCGCGCCACGCCGAGATCGCGTGGGAGGCCGACGAGCCGTCCCCCTCCGCGCGGCAGCGGACGTGCGTCTCCGACGCGGTGTCGGGCGGCGGAGAATCCTGCGCGGTCGAGCCGACGGGCTCGGCTCATCCGGTCGAGGGGGTCCGCATCCTCGACGCCTTCGCCGTCTCGGGCGCCTCGACGAGCCACCCTTTCACGACCGTCGGGAACTCTCTTGCATCCCCCGACGACCTGCGCATGACCGCCACGAGCGCGACTTCGATTCACCGCGCCGCGAGCCCCCAGCGCGAAAGCGGCGGCCTCGCGAACGTCTTCCTTCCGGGTCA
It contains:
- a CDS encoding VOC family protein is translated as MATFPPRGAALSHILVVADLARARRWYADVLGARLYREYGGTTAVFDFEGAWLVLVTGGGPTADKPTVTMAPPDTPDRASHAMTIRVPDCRAAHATLAARGAAFLTPPVDHGSEVRAFFRDPEGHLFEISEAR
- a CDS encoding LLM class flavin-dependent oxidoreductase, whose product is MEIGLFSFGDVIPHPVTGQRVSHAERVRQLVRLGALAEEVGLDVFALGEHHRLDMVVSSPAVILSAVAARTERIRLSSATTLLNTLDPVRVYEDFATLDLVSGGRAEILAGRGSFTESWDLFGYDIRQYDALFAEKLDLFLKINANERVTWSGRFRPALEDAEVSPRAERPLPLWIGVGGTPQSAARAGALGLPMNIAILGGPERFPPFAAIHREAAAKAGKPRPKLALSTHGLLADDAATARDAFADAWGGLMRNGLRNRFPPREVPREYLDHEMGPKGAFLAGNAEDAIEKLRFYHRLFANDRFLVQFDWAGEPWEKVKRAVEILGTEVAPAVRSL